Proteins encoded in a region of the Triticum urartu cultivar G1812 unplaced genomic scaffold, Tu2.1 TuUngrouped_contig_341, whole genome shotgun sequence genome:
- the LOC125527272 gene encoding probable small nuclear ribonucleoprotein F, protein MEYKGYLVSVDSYMNLQLADTEEYIDGQFSGNLGDILVRCNNVMYMRGVPEDIEIEDAA, encoded by the exons ATGGAGTACAAAG GGTACCTTGTTTCTGTGGACTCTTACATGAATCTGCAG CTTGCTGATACAGAGGAGTATATTGATGGACAATTCTCTGGAAACCTTGGAGATATACTGGTAAG GTGCAACAATGTTATGTATATGCGTGGCGTTCCAGAGGATATCGAGATAGAGGATGCAGCATGA